Proteins co-encoded in one Bacillus paramycoides genomic window:
- the carB gene encoding carbamoyl-phosphate synthase large subunit codes for MPKRLDINTILVIGSGPIVIGQAAEFDYSGTQACQSLKEEGYKVILVNSNPATIMTDTATADKVYIEPLTLEFVSRIIRKERPDAILPTLGGQTGLNMAVELAKSGVLDECGVAILGTKLSAIEQAEDRDLFRTLMQDLNEPTPPSEIIHNLDEAYGFVNEIGYPVIVRPAFTLGGTGGGICHNEEELIEIVTSGLKHSPVTQCLLEKSIAGCKEIEYEVMRDSNDNAIVVCNMENIDPVGVHTGDSIVVAPSQTLSDREYQMLRNTSLRIIRALGIEGGCNVQLALDPYSFQYYVIEVNPRVSRSSALASKATGYPIAKLAAKIAVGLTLDEIVNPVTQKTYACFEPALDYVVSKIPRWPFDKFESANRTLGTQMKATGEVMSIGRNLEESLLKAVRSLELGIYHLELDHLKELDKETMKKRIIKADDERLFIVAEAIRQGVTKEEINEWCEMDFFFLQKVENIVNMEREVKANVGNMEVLQTAKEMGFSDHYIAAAWNKTEREIYDMRKENNMTPVFKMVDTCAAEFESATPYYYSTYADENESIVTDRKSVVVLGSGPIRIGQGVEFDYATVHSVWAIKEAGYEAIIINNNPETVSTDFSISDKLYFEPLTIEDVMHIIDLEKPEGVIVQFGGQTAINLAAKLEEHGVKILGTSLEDLDRAEDRDKFEAALTKLGIPQPVGKTATTVEQAVAIAEEIGYPVLVRPSYVLGGRAMEIVYRQEELLHYMKNAVKVHADHPVLIDRYMVGKEIEVDAISDGENVFIPGIMEHIERAGVHSGDSIGVYPPQSLSEKLKEQIIEHTIALGKGLNIVGLLNIQFVVFEDQVYVIEVNPRASRTVPFLSKITGVPMANVATKVILGQDLVEQGYGTGYHPEEKEVYVKAPVFSFAKLRSVDTTLGPEMKSTGEVMGKDLTLEKALYKGLVASGINIPTHGSVIITVADKDKEEAMEIAKRFNEIGYNLLATAGTAQSLEEKNIPVQVVNKIDSEEYNLLDIIRQGKAQFVINTLTKGKQPARDGFRIRRESVENGVACLTSLDTTRAILRVLESMTFSAHSMKEITQTKRHEVVHA; via the coding sequence ATGCCAAAACGCCTAGACATTAACACAATTTTAGTAATCGGATCAGGACCAATTGTAATTGGGCAAGCAGCGGAGTTTGACTACTCTGGAACACAAGCTTGTCAATCTCTTAAAGAGGAAGGTTACAAAGTAATCCTTGTTAACTCTAACCCAGCAACAATTATGACAGACACTGCAACAGCAGATAAAGTATACATTGAGCCTTTAACATTAGAATTCGTAAGCCGAATCATTCGTAAAGAACGTCCAGATGCAATCTTACCAACATTAGGTGGTCAAACAGGTCTAAATATGGCTGTTGAACTTGCAAAATCAGGCGTACTTGATGAGTGCGGAGTTGCAATTTTAGGAACAAAATTATCAGCAATTGAGCAAGCGGAAGATCGTGATTTATTCCGTACATTAATGCAAGATTTAAATGAACCAACACCACCAAGTGAAATCATTCATAACCTTGATGAAGCATATGGCTTTGTAAATGAAATTGGTTATCCAGTAATCGTTCGTCCAGCATTCACATTAGGCGGAACGGGCGGCGGAATTTGCCATAACGAAGAAGAGTTAATTGAAATCGTAACAAGTGGTTTAAAACATAGCCCAGTAACACAATGTTTATTAGAGAAAAGTATCGCTGGCTGTAAAGAAATTGAATACGAAGTAATGCGTGATTCAAATGATAACGCGATTGTAGTATGTAATATGGAAAACATCGATCCAGTTGGTGTTCATACAGGGGATTCAATCGTTGTAGCACCGAGCCAAACGTTAAGCGACCGTGAATACCAAATGTTACGTAACACTTCATTACGAATTATTCGTGCACTAGGAATTGAAGGTGGATGTAACGTTCAGCTTGCACTAGATCCATATAGCTTCCAATACTATGTAATCGAAGTAAACCCACGTGTAAGTCGTTCATCTGCACTAGCATCTAAAGCAACTGGATATCCAATTGCGAAATTAGCAGCGAAAATTGCAGTCGGTTTAACATTAGATGAAATCGTAAACCCAGTAACACAAAAAACGTATGCTTGCTTCGAGCCAGCATTAGACTATGTTGTTTCAAAAATTCCACGCTGGCCATTTGATAAGTTTGAATCAGCGAACAGAACACTTGGAACGCAAATGAAAGCAACTGGTGAAGTTATGTCAATCGGACGTAACTTAGAAGAATCATTATTAAAAGCGGTTCGTTCTTTAGAACTTGGCATTTATCACCTAGAATTAGACCACTTAAAAGAACTTGATAAAGAAACAATGAAAAAACGCATTATTAAAGCAGATGATGAGCGACTGTTTATCGTAGCTGAAGCGATTCGTCAAGGTGTAACGAAAGAAGAAATTAACGAATGGTGTGAAATGGACTTCTTCTTCTTACAAAAAGTTGAAAACATCGTAAATATGGAACGCGAAGTAAAAGCAAATGTAGGAAATATGGAAGTACTACAAACTGCGAAAGAAATGGGCTTCAGCGATCATTACATTGCAGCAGCTTGGAACAAAACGGAGCGCGAAATTTATGATATGCGTAAAGAAAATAATATGACGCCAGTATTCAAAATGGTAGATACTTGTGCGGCAGAGTTTGAATCTGCAACACCGTATTACTACAGCACATACGCTGATGAGAACGAATCAATTGTAACAGATCGTAAGAGTGTAGTAGTTCTAGGATCTGGTCCAATCCGCATTGGTCAAGGTGTTGAGTTTGACTATGCAACAGTTCACTCAGTATGGGCAATTAAAGAAGCTGGATATGAAGCAATTATCATTAACAATAACCCAGAAACTGTTTCAACAGACTTCAGTATTTCTGACAAATTATACTTTGAACCATTAACAATCGAAGATGTAATGCACATCATTGATTTAGAAAAACCAGAAGGTGTTATCGTTCAATTCGGTGGACAAACGGCAATTAACTTAGCGGCGAAATTAGAAGAACATGGTGTGAAGATTTTAGGAACATCACTTGAAGACTTAGACCGTGCAGAAGATCGTGATAAATTCGAAGCTGCTTTAACAAAACTTGGTATCCCACAACCAGTTGGTAAAACAGCAACGACTGTAGAACAAGCGGTAGCAATCGCTGAAGAAATTGGTTACCCAGTATTAGTAAGACCATCTTACGTACTAGGTGGACGTGCGATGGAAATCGTATACCGTCAAGAAGAACTACTGCACTACATGAAAAATGCAGTTAAAGTTCACGCAGATCACCCAGTATTAATCGACCGTTACATGGTTGGTAAAGAAATTGAAGTAGATGCAATTTCAGACGGTGAGAATGTATTCATTCCAGGTATTATGGAACATATTGAACGCGCTGGAGTTCACTCTGGTGACTCAATTGGAGTATATCCACCACAAAGCTTATCTGAAAAATTAAAAGAACAAATTATTGAACATACAATTGCACTTGGAAAAGGATTAAACATTGTTGGATTACTAAATATCCAGTTTGTAGTATTCGAAGATCAAGTGTACGTAATTGAAGTAAATCCACGTGCGAGCCGTACAGTACCATTCTTAAGTAAAATTACTGGTGTACCAATGGCAAACGTTGCAACGAAAGTTATTCTAGGGCAAGACCTAGTAGAGCAAGGATACGGAACGGGCTATCACCCAGAAGAGAAAGAAGTATATGTAAAAGCTCCGGTATTCTCATTCGCGAAACTACGCTCAGTTGATACAACATTAGGACCTGAAATGAAATCAACAGGGGAAGTAATGGGTAAAGATTTAACGCTTGAAAAAGCATTATACAAAGGGCTAGTTGCTTCTGGAATTAACATCCCAACGCACGGATCAGTAATCATTACTGTAGCGGATAAAGATAAAGAAGAGGCGATGGAAATTGCAAAACGTTTCAATGAAATCGGCTATAACTTATTAGCAACAGCTGGAACAGCACAATCGTTAGAAGAGAAAAATATTCCAGTACAAGTTGTAAACAAAATTGATTCTGAAGAATACAACTTACTAGATATTATCCGTCAAGGAAAAGCACAGTTTGTAATCAATACGCTAACAAAAGGTAAACAACCAGCGCGTGATGGTTTCCGCATTCGCCGTGAATCAGTAGAAAATGGTGTAGCTTGCTTAACATCACTTGATACAACGAGAGCAATCTTACGAGTATTAGAATCTATGACATTCTCAGCTCATTCAATGAAAGAAATTACGCAAACAAAGCGTCACGAGGTGGTACATGCATGA
- a CDS encoding carbamoyl phosphate synthase small subunit, protein MKRQLILEDGTVLIGTGFGGEIEKSGEVVFTTGMTGYQETLSDPSYCGQIVTFTYPLIGNYGINRDDFESIHPSVNGLIVNEICDHPSNFRNEISLNDYLKERNIPGLAGIDTRKLTRKIRQYGTLRGRLCNMDADVEYIVSQLKATVFTDHVKRVSTKDPYPSPGRGHRVVLVDFGMKHGILRELNKRDCDVIVVPYNTTAEEILRLSPDGIMLSNGPGDPKDVPEAIEMLKDIIGKVPLFGICLGHQLFALASGANTSKLKFGHRGLNHPVKNLATGKVAITSQNHGYAVEEESVENTELEITHVALNDGTVEGLRHKKFPAFTVQYHPEASAGPEDANDLFEDFLTMIENFKKEGEELCQNA, encoded by the coding sequence ATGAAAAGACAACTTATCTTAGAAGATGGAACAGTATTAATTGGAACAGGTTTCGGAGGAGAAATCGAAAAGTCAGGTGAGGTTGTATTTACAACAGGAATGACTGGATATCAAGAAACATTATCTGATCCATCATATTGCGGTCAAATTGTAACATTCACGTACCCATTAATCGGAAACTACGGCATCAACCGAGACGATTTCGAATCGATTCACCCTTCTGTAAATGGTTTAATCGTAAACGAAATTTGTGATCACCCATCAAACTTCCGTAATGAAATTTCGCTAAATGACTACTTAAAAGAAAGAAACATCCCAGGATTAGCAGGGATTGATACGAGAAAATTAACGAGAAAAATTCGTCAATACGGTACATTACGCGGACGTCTTTGTAACATGGATGCAGATGTAGAATACATCGTGAGCCAATTAAAAGCGACAGTATTTACAGATCATGTAAAACGCGTATCAACGAAAGATCCATATCCAAGCCCAGGCCGCGGACATCGCGTTGTACTAGTAGACTTCGGTATGAAACATGGTATTTTACGAGAGTTAAATAAACGTGATTGTGATGTAATTGTAGTTCCTTACAACACAACAGCTGAAGAAATTTTACGCCTTAGCCCAGATGGAATTATGTTAAGTAACGGACCTGGGGATCCAAAAGATGTACCAGAAGCAATTGAAATGTTAAAAGACATTATCGGTAAAGTTCCTTTATTCGGAATTTGCCTAGGACATCAATTGTTCGCTCTAGCATCTGGTGCGAATACAAGTAAGTTGAAATTCGGTCACCGTGGTTTAAACCATCCAGTAAAAAATCTTGCAACTGGAAAAGTAGCAATTACATCTCAAAACCATGGTTACGCAGTAGAAGAAGAATCAGTTGAAAATACAGAACTTGAAATTACACATGTTGCTTTAAATGATGGAACAGTAGAAGGTCTTCGTCATAAGAAGTTCCCAGCATTTACAGTTCAATACCATCCAGAAGCTTCAGCAGGACCAGAAGATGCAAATGATTTATTCGAAGATTTCTTAACAATGATTGAAAACTTCAAGAAAGAAGGGGAAGAGTTATGCCAAAACGCCTAG
- the pyrC gene encoding dihydroorotase has translation MNYLFKNGRYMNEEGKIVATDLLVQDGKIAKVAENITADNAEVIDVNGKLIAPGLVDVHVHLREPGGEHKETIETGTLAAAKGGFTTICAMPNTRPVPDCREHMQDLQNRIKEKAHVNVLPYGAITVRQAGSEMTDFETLKELGAFAFTDDGVGVQDASMMLAAMKRAAKLNMAVVAHCEENTLINKGCVHEGKFSEKHGLNGIPSVCESVHIARDILLAEAADCHYHVCHVSTKGSVRVIRDAKRAGIKVTAEVTPHHLVLCEDDIPSADPNFKMNPPLRGKEDHAALIEGLLDGTIDMIATDHAPHTAEEKAQGIERAPFGITGFETAFPLLYTNLVKKGIITLEQLIQFLTEKPADTFGLEAGRLKEGRTADITIIDLEQEEEIDPTTFLSKGKNTPFAGWKCQGWPVMTIVGGKIAWQKESALV, from the coding sequence ATGAATTACTTGTTTAAAAATGGTCGTTATATGAATGAAGAAGGAAAAATCGTAGCAACAGATCTTCTCGTACAAGACGGTAAAATCGCTAAGGTAGCAGAAAATATTACGGCAGATAATGCTGAAGTAATCGATGTGAACGGAAAGTTAATCGCACCTGGATTAGTAGATGTACACGTACATCTTCGCGAACCAGGTGGTGAACATAAAGAAACAATTGAAACAGGTACACTAGCAGCAGCAAAAGGTGGATTCACTACAATTTGTGCAATGCCAAATACACGCCCAGTACCAGATTGCAGAGAACATATGCAAGATCTGCAAAATCGTATTAAAGAAAAAGCGCATGTCAATGTACTACCATACGGAGCAATTACAGTACGCCAAGCGGGTTCTGAAATGACAGATTTCGAAACTTTAAAAGAACTTGGAGCATTTGCTTTCACAGATGACGGTGTAGGCGTACAAGATGCTAGCATGATGTTGGCTGCTATGAAGCGTGCAGCGAAATTAAATATGGCAGTAGTTGCGCACTGTGAAGAGAATACTCTTATTAATAAAGGTTGTGTACATGAAGGGAAGTTTTCTGAGAAACACGGATTAAACGGTATCCCATCAGTATGTGAATCTGTACATATCGCAAGGGATATACTGCTTGCTGAAGCGGCAGATTGTCACTATCACGTATGTCACGTAAGTACGAAAGGCTCAGTACGCGTAATTCGCGATGCAAAGCGCGCTGGAATTAAAGTAACAGCAGAGGTAACACCTCATCACTTAGTGTTATGTGAAGATGATATCCCATCAGCTGATCCTAACTTTAAAATGAACCCACCGCTTCGTGGAAAAGAAGATCATGCAGCATTAATTGAAGGTTTATTAGATGGAACGATCGATATGATCGCAACTGATCATGCACCGCATACAGCGGAAGAGAAGGCACAAGGAATTGAAAGAGCACCATTCGGAATTACTGGTTTTGAAACAGCATTCCCACTTCTATACACAAACCTTGTGAAAAAAGGAATTATTACATTAGAGCAATTAATTCAATTCTTAACAGAAAAGCCAGCTGATACATTCGGTTTAGAAGCAGGGCGCCTGAAAGAAGGTAGAACAGCTGATATTACAATCATTGATTTAGAACAAGAAGAAGAGATTGATCCAACAACATTCTTATCAAAAGGGAAAAACACACCATTCGCAGGTTGGAAATGCCAAGGATGGCCGGTAATGACAATCGTTGGTGGTAAGATCGCATGGCAAAAGGAGAGTGCATTAGTATGA
- the pyrB gene encoding aspartate carbamoyltransferase, giving the protein MSHLLTMSELSEVEISEILKDAEDFANGKESKTTEQTFIANLFFENSTRTRFSFEVAEKRLGLDVLNFSADASSVQKGETLYDTIRTLESIGTKAVVIRHEQDRYFDELKDQVNIPILNAGDGCGNHPTQCLLDLLTIKQEFGRFEGLKIAIVGDVRHSRVARSNAEALTKLGATIYFASPEEWKDEDNTFGTYKPLDELVPEVDVMMLLRVQHERHDHYETDIMKEYHEKHGLTVEREQRMKEGSIIMHPAPVNRDVEIASELVECERSRIFKQMENGVYVRMAVLKRALPNVLGGMKHELLV; this is encoded by the coding sequence ATGAGCCATTTGTTAACGATGAGTGAATTATCGGAAGTAGAAATTTCAGAAATCCTAAAAGACGCAGAAGATTTTGCGAATGGGAAAGAGAGCAAAACGACAGAGCAAACTTTTATTGCGAACTTGTTCTTTGAGAATAGTACGAGAACGCGATTTAGCTTTGAAGTTGCTGAGAAGAGATTAGGACTTGATGTTTTAAACTTTTCAGCGGATGCATCTAGCGTACAAAAAGGAGAAACATTATACGATACGATAAGAACACTAGAATCAATCGGAACAAAAGCAGTAGTCATCCGCCACGAGCAAGATCGCTACTTCGATGAACTAAAAGATCAGGTGAATATCCCGATCTTAAACGCTGGAGATGGATGTGGAAACCACCCAACGCAGTGCTTACTCGACCTTCTTACAATTAAACAAGAGTTTGGAAGATTTGAAGGATTGAAGATTGCAATAGTAGGAGATGTTCGTCATAGCCGAGTAGCACGTTCGAATGCAGAAGCATTAACGAAACTGGGTGCAACAATTTACTTTGCAAGTCCAGAAGAGTGGAAAGATGAAGACAACACATTTGGAACATACAAACCATTGGATGAGCTTGTTCCAGAAGTGGATGTAATGATGTTACTTCGTGTACAACATGAGCGTCATGATCATTATGAAACAGACATTATGAAAGAGTATCATGAGAAACACGGATTAACAGTGGAAAGAGAACAGCGTATGAAAGAAGGAAGCATTATTATGCATCCAGCTCCTGTAAACCGAGATGTTGAAATTGCAAGTGAACTTGTTGAGTGTGAGCGTTCACGCATATTTAAACAAATGGAAAATGGAGTTTACGTAAGAATGGCTGTACTAAAACGCGCCTTACCAAATGTATTAGGAGGAATGAAACATGAATTACTTGTTTAA
- the uraA gene encoding uracil permease — translation MEQKPVLDVNEVPKPGKWLFLSIQHLFAMFGSTVLVPFLTGLNPSVALISSGLGTLAFLLITKGQVPAYLGSSFAFIAPILTAKTAGGPGAAMLGGLLAGLVYILISLGIKKSGSEWIMKLLPPIVVGPVVMVIGLALAHTAVNMAMNGADGKYSFTHFSVALVTLAITIICSIFGRGFFSIIPVLLGIIGGYIFAYFQGLVDLKPVAEAKWFVVPDFTVPFVTYTPEFSWKIVLLMVPVALVTISEHIGHQIVLGNVIKRDLIEKPGLHRSIFGDGVATLIASLIGGPPNTTYGENIGVLAITRAYSVYLFIGSAVFAIMFGFIGKISALIHSIPTPVMGGVSILLFGVIASSGLRMMVDDKTDLSDKRNLMIASVILVIGIGGAVLHVGESFQVEGMALAAIVGVLLNLLLPETKQIKQSKQIAS, via the coding sequence ATGGAACAAAAGCCAGTGTTAGACGTTAATGAAGTACCGAAACCGGGAAAATGGTTATTTTTAAGTATACAACATTTGTTCGCGATGTTTGGATCAACAGTGCTTGTTCCGTTTTTAACAGGATTGAATCCATCAGTAGCATTAATATCAAGTGGATTAGGAACGTTAGCGTTTCTTCTTATAACGAAAGGTCAAGTACCTGCCTATCTAGGATCATCATTCGCCTTTATCGCACCGATTTTAACAGCAAAAACGGCAGGTGGACCGGGAGCAGCAATGCTTGGTGGTTTGCTAGCAGGACTTGTGTACATCTTAATCTCACTCGGAATTAAGAAATCAGGATCAGAGTGGATTATGAAATTACTACCACCAATCGTAGTTGGTCCGGTAGTAATGGTAATCGGTTTAGCTTTAGCACACACAGCAGTTAATATGGCGATGAACGGTGCGGATGGCAAATATAGCTTTACACACTTTTCAGTAGCATTAGTAACATTAGCAATTACAATTATCTGCTCTATATTTGGAAGAGGATTTTTTAGTATCATACCAGTGTTACTTGGCATTATCGGCGGATATATTTTCGCTTATTTCCAAGGGCTAGTAGACTTAAAGCCGGTAGCTGAGGCGAAATGGTTTGTTGTACCAGATTTCACAGTACCATTCGTAACATACACACCAGAGTTTTCATGGAAGATTGTACTCTTGATGGTACCAGTTGCACTAGTAACAATTTCAGAACATATCGGACATCAAATTGTACTAGGAAATGTTATTAAAAGAGATTTGATTGAAAAACCAGGTTTACACCGTTCAATCTTCGGTGATGGAGTAGCAACATTAATTGCATCATTAATCGGTGGACCACCGAATACGACGTATGGTGAAAACATCGGTGTGCTAGCAATTACGAGAGCGTATAGTGTATACTTATTCATCGGTTCAGCAGTGTTCGCAATCATGTTCGGATTTATCGGTAAGATTTCTGCACTGATTCATTCGATCCCAACACCAGTTATGGGTGGTGTATCAATCTTACTATTCGGTGTAATCGCATCAAGTGGATTACGTATGATGGTAGATGATAAAACGGACCTAAGTGACAAACGAAACTTAATGATTGCATCAGTAATACTAGTAATAGGTATTGGTGGAGCGGTACTGCACGTAGGAGAATCGTTCCAAGTAGAAGGAATGGCACTAGCAGCAATTGTAGGTGTACTGTTAAATTTACTACTACCAGAAACGAAACAAATAAAACAATCTAAGCAGATTGCTTCATAA
- the pyrR gene encoding bifunctional pyrimidine operon transcriptional regulator/uracil phosphoribosyltransferase translates to MQEKAVVLDDQMIRRALTRISHEIVERNKGVDNCVLVGIKTRGIFIAQRLAERIGQIEGKEMEVGELDITLYRDDLTLQSKNKEPLVKGSDIPVDITKKKVILVDDVLYTGRTVRAAMDALMDLGRPSQIQLAVLVDRGHRELPIRADYVGKNIPTSSEERIEVDLQETDQQDRVSIYDK, encoded by the coding sequence ATGCAAGAGAAAGCTGTCGTTTTAGATGACCAAATGATTCGCCGCGCTTTAACACGAATTAGTCATGAAATCGTGGAACGAAATAAAGGTGTCGATAATTGTGTTCTTGTCGGAATTAAAACTCGTGGAATTTTTATTGCACAACGTTTGGCAGAACGAATTGGTCAAATTGAAGGAAAAGAAATGGAAGTTGGAGAGTTAGACATTACGTTATATCGTGATGATTTAACACTACAATCAAAAAATAAAGAACCACTTGTAAAAGGTTCTGATATCCCTGTAGATATTACGAAGAAAAAAGTTATCCTTGTGGATGATGTATTATATACAGGCAGAACAGTTCGAGCAGCAATGGATGCTCTTATGGATTTAGGTAGACCATCTCAAATCCAACTGGCGGTTCTTGTTGATAGAGGTCATCGTGAACTACCAATTCGCGCTGATTATGTAGGAAAGAACATCCCAACATCAAGTGAAGAGCGTATTGAAGTTGATTTGCAAGAGACAGATCAACAAGATCGAGTAAGCATATACGATAAGTAA